From the Oceanobacillus kimchii X50 genome, the window GCATCATGGCGAACTGACTATAATCAGATACCTTACAGTTTGGAGTATTTCTATATACCTTTGAAGTATATAATGACAAACTTTAATGAATACGATTGGAGCAAGCTAGAGGCTAAAATCGATGATATCGCCTCAAGAGGAAATCAGGCAATTTTTAGAGTATACCTCGATTATCCAAATAAGCCAACAGGAATCCCTTCGTTTTTGCTTGATCTCGGATTGGAGACAAGAGACTACTCTTACTATAGCAATGGGGGATCTAATGGTACGAGTATGGCACCTGATTATAATGATGAGAATCTAATAACCGCCTTGTCACATTTTATTGAAGCCCTTGGAGATAAATATGATGGTGACCCAAGGATTGGTTTTATTCAAGCTGGATTAATTGGATTTTGGGGTGAATGGCATACTTATCCGCAGAATGGTACAACTTCACTTGGAAGTTGGGACGGTGAACTAGCTGAACACGAAAATGGCCGTGCAACTGATTGGATGCCTAGCTTGGCCAATCAAGAAGCTATTATGCAAAAGTTTAATGATTCCTTCGATGAAACAAAAATACTGGCACGCTATCCTAGTGAATTTAATCGTGACCTGAGTATCGGCTATCACGATGATTCTTTTGCTTTTCAGACTTTGCCTTCTAGTCTAGGAGGGGAAGACTGGCACTTTGTCGGGCGACTGGAAGAAAATCAAGTTATGAACAAATGGAAAAAAGAGCCAATCGGCGGAGAAATGCGTCCCGAAATTCAAATGGATATGTGGGATAACGATCCACCTCAATACTTAGGTGATCCAATTGAAGGGGCTCAAGGAGAAGATTATTATAAAAGCGTGGAGCTAACTCACGTTTCCTGGCTGAAAATTCAAAACGTTTTTCAAATACCATTAGAAGAGGATGCACTCGAACGAGCGCGTGAAGGTTCACGTCGTTTAGGTTATGAATATTTTGTACCGAATGCCTATATGAACGTGGCTAATGGTCACTTGCAAGCAGCGATGGAAATTCAAAATACAGGTGTAGCTCCTTTCTATTATGATTGGAAAGTGGAAATCGCAGCAAGAGATGAAAACGGAAAAATTGAAGAGTGGACGACAGATTGGGATATATCATACATCTTACCGAAGGAGGACGGAACAGAAGAAAATAATGGGGTTCTGATGGAGTGGTCTGGTGACATTTCGCAACTAAGTGAAGGCAGCTATGATATTTTAGTTAACGTTGTTAACCCTTTATCAAATATGAACTCGAATGCTAAGACATTCCGTTTCGCTAATGAGGAGCAGGAAGAGAACGGGTGGCTGAACATTGGCCAAATCGAGATAAATGTTTCCCGTTGAAAATTAGGAGAATTGTGTAACCGCGCTGCCATTCTTTTAATAACTACCGAGCGTGGACCTGGATGATAATGTAATATAACTTCAAAAATTCGTTATGTAAAATACGACTTTTAACGAGGTGGTATTTTTAATGGATAAACTTACATTAAAAAATCATGTTTACTTGGAACATTATTTTGGTATAACAAGAACACACGTTCTGTAAGTGGAGTGAAGTATAAAAGGGTAGTGTGAATGATCGAGGTTCAATCAAATGGACTGCTATGATGATGCCAGAACATATAGAAATGCTAAAGGATTTGAAGAAGGAGCAAGTTAAAGTGAAACCCATAATTGATGAGCAAAAACAAGAAGAAATAAATTTTCAATTAAAAATGGGATTTAAGGATAACTTGTTAGTGGAAATTAAATATTATGAGAATGGGCATTTCTTGACATTTAAGGGGTATATTCAAAAAATGAACTATGAGAATAAACTGATTGAAGTAACTGAGGAGATTTATGAAAGGGAATTTATGAGGATAAAATATGAGGATATATTGGATGTTTTTATTATATGGGGTTTTCTTTTTGAGCGGAATATTCTTCTTTAATAGTGAGTGAAAGTATGAATCCTGACAAATTAGAAATGAATGCTGTCGCATACAGTATAGCAGAATACATATTATTAAATTTAATACCAATATATAATGCTAAGATTCCAAGAAAGAGGTAGCTTAATACATAATAAAATCGAAATCTTTTCTTCTTTGATAAGATAGTAATAATTATAATTGTCAAAAGCAGTATAGAAAAAGTAATTAACTCCATTCAACCACTCCTTTATACTGCAATAATAACTTGATATTGATGAATCCACAATATGTATTAAACAATCTTAATCAGTTATTTACAATAACTAAAATTAAAGAAGTAGCTATAAAAATTCCTCTCATGAGTAATTAAGGTAGTCTGACTAGAGGTAACCAACACTGCATAGGTAATAATGATTAGTTATTCACTTGATACTATTTAAATGTTAGGTCAAATGGAATATAATACTAATAAGACTTGAATAGGGAGGGGATTTTTTGAAGTTGAAATGGTATTTGCAAACATGGTTTATTAGTTTATGCTTTACTTTATCAATTTTAATTGTACCACTGATTTTAGGAATCATTCTATTATTATTACATTATAAAGAAGTGAAAAAACAAAGTGAATTTTTTAATAATGATGAAAGATACCAAGCTGCCAATTTAGAAAAAACAGTACAGAAATTAGAAAGAGAAATTGAAAAATTAGAAAAAGAAAAAGAGGATAAAACATTAAAATTTGACAAACAGATGGAAGATAGGAAGTCTGAATTAGAGGTGGTTAAAAAAGAAATTATTGATTATGAAGAAGAAGTTGCTATGCAGTCATTCGGATTTCATGATTATAAATATGTATTTGGTAGTTCAGAACTTTATAAAGCAAAATTAAATGAGATTCGACAAAAACAAAAAGATATGGTAAAAGATGATATCGCAACCGAGTCCAAAACGTGGACTGTAGATGGTAATAAGAGAAAAGGTGAGTCATTGCGAAAAGAAAACGTAAAACTTGTTCTAAGGGCATTTAATCAAGAGTGCGACACGGCAATTTCTAAAGTTAAATTTAATAATTTGGAAATAGTTAAAAAGCAAATATTAAAAGCTTTTGAACAGTTAAATAAAAATAGTAAAAATAAAGGTGTAATGATAAAAGTTGAGTATTTGGATTTAAAATTTGAAGAGTTAATACTATTTCATGAGCACCAAGTTAAAAAAGAAGAGGAAAGAGAAGAGCAGAGACAGATTAGAGAACAAATGCGTGAGGAGAAAAAGGTTCAAGACGAGATTAAAAAAGAGCGCAAAAAGCTAGAAAAAGATGAAAAACATTTTACTAATGCTTTTGAGAAGTATAAAAAGCAACTTGAAGAGGCAAATACAGAAATTCATATTGAAATTGAGAAAAAGATGGCAGAAATTAAATTGCAACTTGAAAAGATAAAAAAGGAAAAAGAAGTAGTTGATTATAGAGAGCAGAATGCAAGAGCGGGGTATGTGTACATAATCTCAAATATTGGCTCTTTTGGTGAAAATATATACAAGATTGGTATGACTAGAAGGCTAGAACCTATGGAAAGAATTAATGAGTTGGGTAGTGCTTCAGTTCCTTTTAATTTTGATGTGCATGCAATGATATTTTCTGACGATGCCCCAGACCTAGAGAATAAACTTCATAAGGCTTTTATTAATAAGCAAGTAAATAAAGTTAACACTAGAAAAGAATTTTTTGATGTCACATTAGAAGAAATTGTTGAGGTAGTTGAGAACAATTTTGATAAAACTGTTGAATTTACGAAAATTGCAGAGGCTGAAGACTATCGCAAATCGTTAAAGATATCTGAGGGGAAAATTGATGAGGGTACAAATGTAATAGCGTCTTAAATTATTGGTAAGCCCCCACAAAAGTGAGGGCTTTTTTGTTTTATTTATTTCAGTCAATGATAACCTGCTAATTTTTTCTTGCTGTTCTTACAGAAAATACCGTCAACTGCATCCTAAAAAAACAATGAAGTATCTTGCGATAAATGAGCTCTATGGATATTTTATTTAAGGATTGTTTAATTATTTAGTGGTTCCTTTTTTACAAAGGAACCACTTCTTATATTGTGAAGTCTTTTTCTGAGTACATGTAAATATATTTTTAAAGCTTTTTTAAGTATATTGTAAAACCGATACTTATGATAAAGTAATACACACCTAGAATACCCAAATTGTCAATTAAAGTTGTTGAAAATGGATTTCCGCTTACAAAGGTTTTCCAAAGTATAGAGACTAAGCTAAACATAATAGGAATGGATAAAAAGAATCCAATAAAATATATCTTTAAGTTAGAGTTCATAATTATCACCTATCTAATAGTATTTATATTTATCTAATACACTTGGCAGAGTAATATGCGAAAGATGCTGTTAAGATCTAAACTTTCAAAGCATCAACCGCCATGCAAGATTTCTAACTAGCCATAAGAATGATTTCTCCATTATAGGAAGATAGTTTCTCGTTCACTATTATTTTTTCTAATTGACAAAAATTTTCACTATCTCAAATCTCTATACATAAAAACTAATAAACTTTTAAACCACTTACTTTCAAAATGCTTCTTTCCCCAAAAAATAGCTAAGGGGAGTTTTATTTTTTATTCTTTTTCTTTGAATCGAATAAACCAAATGCAACTGCAACAGCTATAACAATACCAACCCAACTACCAATACTCATAACTAACCTCTCTTTCTAGTATTCGTTTTTTAGTGAATTTACTTAAAAATCTTTCTGCAGCACGTCCAGTAATTCGTCTGCCAATTCGCTTACCTACTTTCCTTTCTTCACAGCCTCAACATCATTTCAAATACGTAAAAACTTGTATATGTTTGATTTTAAAACCATAATATCCTCTTATATTTTCTTTTCTAATTTAACTTCATTCCTTATATGTTGATTTATTTCCTATTCTAATGAGTTGTTCACATAGGAGCAAGCGAATTTTAACAGGATTTCCACTTTTTTCGTGTTTACACTTGTTATTATATTGATATAATGAGAACAAACGTTCGTTAAAAGGAGAACAGGAACATGAGTATTAATGACAGAGGTAAAATAAAATGGACATCTATGATGATGCCTGAACATACCGAGATGTTAAATCAATTAAAAGTAAAACAAAACAGAAAGAAGAAGCCTATACTTGATGAACAACAATTAGAAGAAAACGGATTTCAATTAATGATGGCACATAAGGACAATCTTTTAATAAATATAAAGTACTATAACAATTATGATTACCATAATACCAAAGGTTACATTGATAAGATCAATTACCAAGATCAATATATTACTGTGGTTGAAAAGGTAGGCTTAGAGCATGAATTAAAAATAAATTTTAATGCGATTTTAAAAGTTACTATTCTATAGAAAAGGCCTTATTCTCGAAGAATGCCTAGTTTCGGCTAGGTTATACATCGATTTATTTGACTTTACTGATTAATTGCACTACGTTGATAATGAGTTATTAAGGATAATATAAGGTTTTGAAGAGTACCAATAGGGATGGTGACAAAATGACGTATGATTATGATGGAAATGGTGGATTGCTATGGAAGATAGTAAATGGTGAGACAACTCTGTATGTACAAGGGATTATTCATGTAGGGCATGAGGATTTCTATCCACTTGCAAATGCAACTGAAGAGGCATATGATAGTGCAAATGTAATCCTTCCTGAAATTAATGTAGTAGAACCTGAAGTCAATGCAGAAGAAATCAATAATTTGGCGTTATTTAGTGAAGGTATGAATTTGGATAAAGTGTTGTCACCGAAGTCTTTAAAAAAACTTTCAAGTATTTTAGAAGCGCAGGAGTTATCTCTAGAGAACTTTAATAAATACCAACCTTGGTATATAGAAAGTATACTAGGGGCATTCATCAGGGAGAAAAGCGATTTAAGACCTGAGTATGGTGTTGATTTATATTTCCTTAAACGAGCCTTAGAAGATGGTAAAGAAATTATTGAATTAGAAACAGTAGAAGATCAATATAATGTTTTTAGTAGCTACAATTTAGATACACAAGTCAAAATGTTAGAACATACGATAGAAACATTTGAACAACAAGCTGATTGGATTAACCAATTAGGATATAGCTGGGTACACAGTAATAGTAGTAGCAGTAAGGAAGAGCTAATTAATATTGTAACGAATGATCTTAATCGTGCTGATGATGAATATCACAAAGAAATGAATGACATTCGTAATATTAATATGGTAAACAAACTAGATGAAATACTACAGAGTGATAGTGGAAAGACCTACTTTGTAATAGTCGGTTCTGGACATACTGTAATTGACCCAAGTTTTCCAAGTATACTTATAGAAAAAGGATATAATGTTAAAAGTATCTATTAACACGATGAA encodes:
- a CDS encoding DUF4041 domain-containing protein → MKLKWYLQTWFISLCFTLSILIVPLILGIILLLLHYKEVKKQSEFFNNDERYQAANLEKTVQKLEREIEKLEKEKEDKTLKFDKQMEDRKSELEVVKKEIIDYEEEVAMQSFGFHDYKYVFGSSELYKAKLNEIRQKQKDMVKDDIATESKTWTVDGNKRKGESLRKENVKLVLRAFNQECDTAISKVKFNNLEIVKKQILKAFEQLNKNSKNKGVMIKVEYLDLKFEELILFHEHQVKKEEEREEQRQIREQMREEKKVQDEIKKERKKLEKDEKHFTNAFEKYKKQLEEANTEIHIEIEKKMAEIKLQLEKIKKEKEVVDYREQNARAGYVYIISNIGSFGENIYKIGMTRRLEPMERINELGSASVPFNFDVHAMIFSDDAPDLENKLHKAFINKQVNKVNTRKEFFDVTLEEIVEVVENNFDKTVEFTKIAEAEDYRKSLKISEGKIDEGTNVIAS
- a CDS encoding DUF4832 domain-containing protein; the encoded protein is MKQSTKIVKYFLVLALLITLAVTPTNLKVNAVPLETNTVIDDFENYTSDDELRTAYKLWSSSEGSGVDWSLSQKHAHDGANSMRIVPIKPLDDWVSLAYNFPARDWTDSAGISFWIHNDADEPLAFNLDVKSESKTYGQEGTFKASLKEEGDASWEEHTFSSMLSVPGNFTGLVRISWDQFTQKAWQCLQSCENELNLGLVSGFELGYSPQANSKNEIYIDSIGLWGTSEGGAGGILAPVWATPSNTFNLNYTPAPIDNPLKGFLPFSESASWRTDYNQIPYSLEYFYIPLKYIMTNFNEYDWSKLEAKIDDIASRGNQAIFRVYLDYPNKPTGIPSFLLDLGLETRDYSYYSNGGSNGTSMAPDYNDENLITALSHFIEALGDKYDGDPRIGFIQAGLIGFWGEWHTYPQNGTTSLGSWDGELAEHENGRATDWMPSLANQEAIMQKFNDSFDETKILARYPSEFNRDLSIGYHDDSFAFQTLPSSLGGEDWHFVGRLEENQVMNKWKKEPIGGEMRPEIQMDMWDNDPPQYLGDPIEGAQGEDYYKSVELTHVSWLKIQNVFQIPLEEDALERAREGSRRLGYEYFVPNAYMNVANGHLQAAMEIQNTGVAPFYYDWKVEIAARDENGKIEEWTTDWDISYILPKEDGTEENNGVLMEWSGDISQLSEGSYDILVNVVNPLSNMNSNAKTFRFANEEQEENGWLNIGQIEINVSR
- a CDS encoding TraB/GumN family protein, which gives rise to MTYDYDGNGGLLWKIVNGETTLYVQGIIHVGHEDFYPLANATEEAYDSANVILPEINVVEPEVNAEEINNLALFSEGMNLDKVLSPKSLKKLSSILEAQELSLENFNKYQPWYIESILGAFIREKSDLRPEYGVDLYFLKRALEDGKEIIELETVEDQYNVFSSYNLDTQVKMLEHTIETFEQQADWINQLGYSWVHSNSSSSKEELINIVTNDLNRADDEYHKEMNDIRNINMVNKLDEILQSDSGKTYFVIVGSGHTVIDPSFPSILIEKGYNVKSIY
- a CDS encoding YolD-like family protein; this translates as MMMPEHIEMLKDLKKEQVKVKPIIDEQKQEEINFQLKMGFKDNLLVEIKYYENGHFLTFKGYIQKMNYENKLIEVTEEIYEREFMRIKYEDILDVFIIWGFLFERNILL
- a CDS encoding YolD-like family protein yields the protein MSINDRGKIKWTSMMMPEHTEMLNQLKVKQNRKKKPILDEQQLEENGFQLMMAHKDNLLINIKYYNNYDYHNTKGYIDKINYQDQYITVVEKVGLEHELKINFNAILKVTIL